One window of Bacillus alkalicellulosilyticus genomic DNA carries:
- the neuC gene encoding UDP-N-acetylglucosamine 2-epimerase, translated as MDQRKVCVVTGTRADYGLLYCLLQEIKSSEEFQLQIVATGMHLSPEFGLTYRIIEEDGFHIDEKVETLLSSDTSIGIAKSIGLGVIGFAEAFGRLQPDVIVLLGDRFEIFAAAQAALVTKIPIAHIAGGDTTEGAYDEAFRHSITKMSHLHFVTNKQSEARVKQLGENPNYIYNFGNPGLDYIKQVKLLSKEELEESLNFRFKKKNILVTYHPVTLSSQSSQQQVTEVLASLDQLGDSVGIIFTMPNADNDGREIIKMINNFCETRPHTKAFTSLGQERYFSTVNMVDVVVGNSSSGIYEVPSYKKPTVNIGDRQKGRTRPNSVIDCKVNQEAISKSIEKAFRMDCTNIVNPFGEGDTSVKIVKSLGELQNFSTLIKKRFFEVKL; from the coding sequence ATGGATCAACGTAAAGTATGTGTTGTTACTGGTACTAGAGCTGACTATGGGTTGTTATACTGTCTATTACAAGAAATTAAATCTAGTGAAGAATTCCAATTGCAAATTGTTGCAACAGGAATGCATTTATCTCCGGAATTTGGCCTAACCTATCGAATAATTGAAGAAGATGGTTTTCATATTGATGAAAAAGTAGAAACACTTCTTTCAAGCGACACTTCTATTGGTATCGCAAAAAGTATTGGATTGGGTGTAATTGGTTTTGCTGAGGCATTTGGAAGATTACAGCCTGATGTTATTGTATTGTTAGGAGACCGCTTTGAAATATTTGCTGCAGCTCAAGCTGCACTTGTTACAAAGATCCCTATTGCTCACATTGCAGGTGGAGATACTACTGAAGGCGCGTATGATGAAGCATTCAGGCATAGTATTACGAAGATGAGTCACCTACACTTTGTTACAAATAAACAATCTGAAGCTAGAGTTAAACAGCTAGGGGAAAATCCTAACTATATATATAATTTTGGTAATCCTGGATTAGATTATATCAAACAAGTAAAGTTGCTTTCTAAAGAAGAGTTGGAAGAAAGTTTGAATTTTAGATTTAAGAAAAAAAACATTTTAGTTACGTATCACCCCGTTACACTAAGTAGTCAATCATCGCAACAACAGGTTACTGAAGTACTTGCAAGCTTAGATCAACTAGGTGATTCTGTAGGTATTATTTTCACTATGCCAAATGCAGATAATGACGGGCGAGAAATTATAAAAATGATAAATAATTTTTGTGAAACAAGACCTCATACTAAGGCATTTACTTCGTTAGGACAGGAAAGATATTTTAGTACAGTTAATATGGTTGATGTAGTTGTTGGAAATTCTTCTAGTGGAATATATGAAGTGCCCTCTTATAAGAAGCCGACAGTAAATATTGGAGATAGACAAAAAGGTAGAACAAGACCTAATTCTGTTATTGACTGTAAAGTGAACCAGGAAGCTATTTCTAAATCCATTGAGAAAGCCTTTAGAATGGATTGTACTAATATAGTTAACCCTTTTGGAGAAGGAGATACTTCTGTCAAGATAGTTAAAAGCCTAGGGGAACTTCAAAATTTCTCGACTTTAATTAAGAAACGCTTTTTCGAGGTGAAGTTATGA
- a CDS encoding acetyltransferase codes for MKRPVIVVGGGGHAKVLIDILKLEGRDIIGVTENDTSKTNVLDIPIIGDDDLILTFPKDKIELINGIGSVKTVKVRRDIYTRFTKLGYRFATLIHPSAIIANGVSLDLGVQVMAGAIIQPGCRVGENTIINTRSSIDHDCIIGSHVHIAPGVTLSGGVIVEDNVHVGTSATVIQGISIDVGSCIGAGSVVLKDVKRNSKVMGVPAKEVKS; via the coding sequence ATGAAAAGACCTGTTATAGTAGTTGGCGGTGGGGGACATGCCAAAGTATTAATAGACATTCTTAAGTTAGAAGGAAGGGATATTATAGGTGTTACTGAAAACGATACAAGTAAAACTAATGTTTTAGATATACCTATTATAGGTGATGATGATTTAATACTTACTTTTCCCAAAGATAAAATAGAGCTCATAAATGGAATAGGTTCAGTTAAAACTGTAAAGGTACGTAGAGATATTTATACTCGATTTACTAAATTAGGATATCGATTTGCAACTCTTATTCATCCATCTGCAATTATCGCTAATGGTGTTAGTCTTGATTTGGGCGTACAAGTAATGGCAGGAGCAATTATTCAACCTGGTTGTAGGGTTGGTGAAAATACTATTATTAATACAAGATCATCAATTGACCATGATTGTATAATTGGTTCGCATGTCCATATAGCTCCAGGAGTAACGTTATCTGGGGGAGTTATAGTTGAAGATAACGTACACGTAGGTACTTCAGCGACTGTAATTCAAGGGATTAGTATAGATGTGGGAAGTTGTATTGGTGCAGGTTCAGTAGTCTTAAAAGATGTTAAGAGGAATTCGAAAGTAATGGGTGTTCCAGCGAAGGAGGTAAAATCATGA
- a CDS encoding cytidylyltransferase domain-containing protein translates to MIGGKRILGIIPARGGSKGIPRKNIKDLGGKPLLAWTIEEAKKSKYIDKLILSSEDEEIISIAKKWGCDVPFKRPNELAEDNTPGSEPVVHALQHLPGYDYVVLLQPTSPLRSIEDIDGCIRKCYESNSYSCVTVTTAEKSPYWMYKVNGEGRMSQIIRQDKLESRRQDVPMVYSLNGAVYVAKVKEFLSEKSFITEDTLAYVMSKINSIDIDDQDDFSYVQYLIEKNKWYL, encoded by the coding sequence ATGATTGGTGGTAAAAGAATACTTGGAATAATTCCTGCTAGAGGAGGTTCAAAAGGAATCCCTAGAAAAAATATAAAAGACTTAGGAGGTAAACCTTTACTAGCATGGACAATCGAAGAGGCAAAAAAGTCAAAATACATTGATAAACTGATTTTGTCTTCTGAGGATGAAGAGATTATTTCAATAGCAAAAAAATGGGGGTGTGATGTACCATTTAAAAGACCCAATGAATTAGCAGAAGACAATACTCCGGGTAGCGAACCTGTAGTACATGCATTACAACATCTTCCAGGTTATGATTATGTGGTATTACTCCAACCTACGTCCCCGTTAAGAAGTATAGAAGACATCGATGGATGTATAAGAAAATGTTATGAAAGTAATTCATATTCATGTGTAACGGTAACTACAGCTGAAAAAAGCCCTTATTGGATGTATAAAGTAAATGGTGAAGGAAGAATGAGTCAAATAATACGGCAAGACAAATTAGAGAGTAGAAGGCAGGATGTGCCAATGGTTTACTCTTTAAATGGAGCTGTGTATGTTGCTAAGGTAAAAGAATTTTTGAGTGAAAAATCATTTATAACCGAAGATACATTAGCTTATGTAATGTCTAAAATAAATTCTATAGACATAGATGACCAAGATGATTTTTCATACGTTCAATATCTTATTGAAAAAAATAAATGGTATCTTTAA
- a CDS encoding nucleotidyltransferase family protein, producing the protein MNNWGSIVVKPSTSIMDTIKLIDQMGMQIAIVASEEYQLLGTVTDGDIRRAILKNIPLDKPINLVMNPNPRFAKSSDKESKIHSIIKNTSIKHLPIVDENKRIVNIISLDELIKSEKKENVVVLMAGGLGTRLKPLTDNIPKPLLRVGPKPILETTLESFVAYNFSNFYISVNYRADLIKGYFNDGSKWGTNIQYIEENKRLGTAGALSLLPESIKGPIIIMNGDVLTKVNFDELLKFHETQGAAATMCVREYIYQVPYGVVKTRGNQIDKIEEKPSYKFFVNAGIYVLNPEVIDLIPKDEFYDMPTLFEVLNKNKYTTNVFPIHEYWLDIGQIPDYEKANLEFTEVFT; encoded by the coding sequence ATGAACAATTGGGGTAGTATAGTAGTTAAACCTTCTACAAGTATAATGGATACAATTAAACTTATTGATCAAATGGGTATGCAAATAGCTATAGTCGCTAGTGAGGAGTATCAACTTTTAGGTACGGTTACTGACGGAGATATTCGAAGGGCGATACTTAAGAATATACCTTTGGACAAGCCAATTAATTTAGTTATGAATCCTAATCCTCGATTTGCAAAATCATCAGATAAGGAAAGTAAAATACATTCGATAATAAAAAATACAAGTATAAAACATCTACCCATTGTGGATGAGAATAAACGTATAGTGAACATTATTTCTCTAGATGAATTAATAAAAAGTGAGAAAAAGGAAAATGTTGTAGTTTTAATGGCAGGGGGATTAGGGACGCGTCTAAAACCTTTAACTGATAATATCCCAAAACCTCTTTTACGGGTTGGCCCTAAGCCAATATTAGAGACAACATTAGAAAGTTTTGTCGCATATAACTTTAGTAATTTTTATATCTCTGTTAATTATAGGGCCGATTTAATAAAAGGTTATTTTAATGATGGTTCAAAATGGGGAACTAACATTCAATATATTGAGGAGAACAAAAGATTGGGAACTGCTGGTGCTTTGTCGTTATTACCGGAGTCTATAAAAGGTCCTATCATCATTATGAATGGTGATGTTCTTACTAAAGTTAATTTTGATGAATTGTTAAAATTCCATGAAACACAGGGTGCTGCAGCAACGATGTGTGTCCGTGAATATATATATCAAGTCCCTTATGGGGTTGTAAAAACAAGAGGGAATCAAATAGATAAAATTGAAGAAAAACCATCTTATAAGTTTTTCGTCAATGCAGGAATTTATGTCTTAAATCCTGAAGTAATCGACTTAATACCGAAAGATGAATTTTATGATATGCCAACTTTATTTGAAGTACTCAATAAGAATAAATATACTACAAATGTTTTTCCTATCCACGAATATTGGTTAGATATAGGGCAAATACCAGATTATGAAAAAGCAAACCTTGAGTTTACTGAGGTATTCACATGA
- the neuB gene encoding N-acetylneuraminate synthase — protein sequence MSRTYIIAEAGVNHNGSIELAKKLVDVAAEAGADAVKFQTFKADKLVVKSATKADYQKTLTDKEESQYTMLKKLELSERMHFEIADQCKEKGIDFLSTPFDTYSLEFLDSVMDVPIFKIPSGEITNGLLLLKMAQTKKPLILSTGMSTLAEVEAALAVIAYGYTEKESLNISSDLFSQAYASQEGRKVIQEKVSILHCTSEYPAPVDEVNLRVMDTLRKSFGLPVGLSDHTQGIAVPIAAVARGAKIIEKHFTIDKTLSGPDHQASLDPQELTNMIKSIREVELSLGNTIKFPTASEVKNKEVVRKSLVANTNISKGEILTPDNIAVKRPGNGISPMRYWEIVGTTSDRDYQEGDLIQ from the coding sequence ATGAGTAGAACATATATAATTGCTGAGGCTGGTGTTAATCACAACGGTTCAATTGAACTTGCAAAAAAGTTGGTAGATGTTGCTGCTGAAGCTGGTGCAGATGCTGTTAAATTTCAAACGTTTAAAGCAGATAAATTAGTTGTAAAATCAGCTACAAAAGCAGATTATCAAAAAACTCTTACTGACAAAGAGGAATCTCAGTATACAATGTTAAAAAAACTAGAACTTTCTGAGAGAATGCATTTTGAAATTGCTGACCAATGTAAAGAAAAGGGGATTGATTTTTTGTCGACTCCTTTTGACACATATAGTTTGGAGTTTCTTGACTCGGTAATGGATGTACCAATATTTAAAATTCCTTCTGGTGAAATTACAAATGGATTGCTTCTACTAAAAATGGCTCAAACTAAAAAGCCATTAATATTATCTACTGGAATGAGTACCCTGGCAGAGGTCGAAGCTGCATTAGCAGTTATAGCATATGGTTACACCGAAAAAGAATCACTTAATATCTCTAGTGATTTATTTAGTCAGGCATATGCTTCACAAGAAGGAAGAAAAGTTATACAAGAAAAGGTTAGTATATTACATTGTACTTCAGAATATCCAGCACCAGTGGATGAGGTTAATTTACGAGTAATGGATACTTTACGTAAATCATTTGGACTTCCAGTTGGTTTGTCAGACCATACTCAAGGGATTGCTGTGCCCATTGCGGCTGTAGCAAGAGGAGCTAAGATTATTGAAAAACATTTCACTATAGATAAAACATTATCAGGACCAGACCACCAGGCCTCTTTAGACCCTCAAGAATTAACCAATATGATAAAGAGTATCCGTGAAGTAGAACTTTCGTTAGGAAATACAATAAAATTCCCTACAGCCTCGGAAGTGAAAAATAAGGAAGTTGTAAGAAAAAGCCTTGTTGCAAATACCAATATAAGCAAAGGTGAAATTCTTACTCCGGATAATATAGCAGTGAAAAGACCTGGTAATGGCATTTCCCCAATGAGGTATTGGGAGATTGTAGGCACAACTTCTGATAGAGATTATCAAGAAGGCGACCTTATACAATGA
- a CDS encoding NAD-dependent 4,6-dehydratase LegB — MKNVLVTGADGFIGSHLTEELVRQGYNVRAFVYYNSFNSWGWLEHSPENIKSQIDVFSGDIRDPYGVKEAIKDCDTVLHLAALIAIPYSYHSPDTYVDTNIKGTLNVLQACRELNVEKVVHTSTSEVYGSAKFVPITEEHPLQGQSPYSATKIGADQLAISFYNSFNAPVSIIRPFNTYGPRQSARAVIPTIITQLANGKKQIKLGSLHPTRDFNYVKDTVNGFIKVATSQRAIGEVINIGSNFEISIAETAELIAEAMDVEIEIVSDEQRFRPDKSEVDRLWASNEKAKKLIGWEPSYGGREGFIRGIKETASWFSIQENLKNYKADRYNI, encoded by the coding sequence GTGAAAAACGTTCTAGTAACAGGAGCAGATGGCTTTATAGGGTCCCATTTAACAGAGGAATTAGTTAGGCAAGGGTATAATGTGAGAGCTTTTGTCTACTATAATTCCTTTAATTCGTGGGGTTGGTTAGAGCATTCTCCAGAGAATATTAAATCTCAAATCGATGTATTTTCAGGAGATATCCGAGATCCTTATGGTGTAAAGGAAGCTATAAAAGATTGTGATACAGTCTTACATCTTGCCGCCCTCATAGCTATTCCGTATTCATACCATTCTCCAGATACATATGTTGATACAAATATTAAAGGGACTTTAAATGTTTTACAAGCTTGTCGCGAATTGAATGTTGAGAAGGTTGTTCATACATCTACAAGTGAAGTATATGGTTCTGCTAAATTTGTTCCAATTACAGAGGAACATCCATTGCAAGGACAATCACCATATTCAGCAACTAAAATAGGTGCTGATCAGTTGGCGATTTCCTTTTATAACTCCTTTAATGCGCCAGTGTCCATTATTCGGCCTTTCAATACTTACGGTCCAAGACAATCAGCTCGAGCTGTTATTCCAACAATTATTACACAGTTAGCAAATGGAAAGAAACAAATTAAGTTAGGATCACTTCACCCTACACGTGATTTTAATTACGTAAAGGATACCGTGAATGGTTTTATTAAAGTTGCAACTTCTCAAAGAGCAATTGGCGAAGTAATTAACATTGGAAGTAACTTTGAAATTTCAATTGCTGAAACAGCCGAATTAATTGCTGAAGCAATGGACGTTGAAATTGAAATTGTTTCTGATGAACAAAGATTTAGACCGGATAAAAGCGAAGTTGACCGATTGTGGGCATCCAATGAGAAGGCTAAAAAATTAATTGGATGGGAGCCTTCATATGGTGGAAGAGAAGGTTTCATACGTGGGATAAAAGAGACAGCATCATGGTTTTCTATACAGGAAAATTTAAAAAACTATAAGGCAGATAGGTATAACATATGA
- a CDS encoding LegC family aminotransferase, with the protein MITLEQKIENAIRSVIPNQEFTPLSEPSFKGKEWSYVKDCLDSTFVSSVGKYVEQFEENLAEYTGVKRAIAVVNGTAALHIALKIAGVVENDEVLIPSLTFVATANAVSYCNAIAHFVDCDEQTLGIDPFKLTEYLNEIALLKNGHCINKNTGRRIKAVVPMHTFGHSVNMDPLLEVCKLYKIELVEDAAESLGTRYKGRHTGSFGKAAALSFNGNKIITTGGGGAILTNDDKLADYAKHITTTAKVPHSWEYTHDEIGYNYRLPNINAAIGCAQLEQLPIFLEKRRHITEKYLAAFRKIEEVRLFVEPSFSKSNYWLQTILLESSFENKRDDLLSHLNNTGLMARPVWKALHQLEMYKDCPRMDLSVVEKLGSRIINIPSSF; encoded by the coding sequence ATGATAACGCTAGAACAGAAAATTGAAAATGCGATACGAAGTGTTATTCCCAACCAAGAGTTCACTCCACTAAGTGAACCATCATTTAAAGGAAAAGAATGGAGCTATGTTAAAGATTGTTTGGATTCAACATTTGTATCCTCAGTTGGAAAATATGTCGAGCAGTTTGAAGAAAATCTTGCTGAGTATACAGGGGTTAAGCGAGCTATAGCGGTAGTTAATGGAACGGCAGCTTTACATATAGCACTAAAAATAGCGGGCGTAGTAGAAAATGACGAAGTTCTAATTCCAAGTCTTACATTTGTTGCAACGGCAAATGCTGTATCTTATTGTAACGCTATCGCTCATTTTGTAGATTGTGATGAACAAACTTTAGGCATAGACCCATTTAAGTTAACAGAGTACTTAAATGAAATTGCTCTTCTGAAAAATGGTCACTGTATAAATAAAAACACGGGTAGAAGAATTAAAGCTGTTGTTCCAATGCATACATTTGGACATTCTGTTAATATGGACCCACTCTTAGAAGTTTGTAAACTGTATAAAATAGAGTTGGTAGAAGATGCGGCTGAATCTTTGGGTACTCGCTACAAGGGGCGTCATACTGGAAGCTTTGGTAAGGCAGCTGCTTTAAGTTTTAATGGTAATAAAATCATTACAACAGGTGGTGGTGGTGCCATTCTAACAAATGATGATAAGTTAGCTGATTATGCAAAGCATATAACAACTACTGCCAAGGTACCTCATAGTTGGGAATATACACATGATGAAATAGGTTATAATTATAGATTACCTAATATTAATGCAGCAATAGGCTGTGCTCAGTTAGAACAGTTGCCCATCTTCCTAGAAAAAAGACGTCATATTACCGAAAAATATCTAGCTGCCTTCCGAAAAATTGAGGAAGTTCGTCTTTTTGTAGAACCTAGTTTTTCAAAGAGTAATTATTGGTTGCAGACAATACTGCTTGAATCTTCATTTGAGAATAAAAGAGATGACCTATTATCACATTTGAATAATACAGGTCTTATGGCGAGACCTGTTTGGAAGGCACTACATCAGCTGGAAATGTATAAAGACTGTCCGCGAATGGATTTATCAGTCGTTGAAAAATTAGGAAGTCGAATTATTAATATTCCAAGTAGTTTCTAG
- a CDS encoding motility associated factor glycosyltransferase family protein, with amino-acid sequence MDLLTQNLNYLQEVNQNLYDQITNMDIELSHYSVETMFSKLNNLVISENNENIHMYDEKILIDEITCMLESTKESKNIIFFGLGLGYHIQELINQQHVRKIIIVEPDLKNLLLFMNFYNLELFLENNKIELLIFNDVDEALRDLVTNFGSIFNDKIKVETFSFYKKYYKNEYIEFLEKMVRYYSSNVISMNTLIKFGKSYIENGLLNYINHLEESIIIDNLFEQYNGVPAVIVGAGPSLNNQLHLLKELDGKALIFAVGSAMNILDKHGIKHHFKVALDPSEMEAKYFSKLENKDTNLIYMPSLNHKSMEDYTGQKYYSRLAVQQEYVFLEECLEINSSSIKGGGTVSMATVDIAYNFGCDPIILLGQDLSYTPDKFYADGAVNTEHIAINEIVKKDIYGNDVLTNEGLYALKLGFDEFIASNFKDRPVKILNCSEAGLGIEGVDNCSFEKTLSIYCSSDVTDLKDSIYPEKHRLKNSTVKEKFLHLKEELKEIKGTLTKALKIINEMSTVLKIGQNDRKLRYYNGKLKEEIKSLEKIDAFQLWLLPISEARLFLIDDLFEKKYEFIENEKVTEQQRVYIDFMKLQYVEIERMNQFVIDVLEKSEIK; translated from the coding sequence ATGGATTTGCTAACACAAAATTTGAATTATCTCCAAGAAGTAAATCAAAATTTATATGACCAAATAACGAATATGGATATAGAATTGTCTCATTACTCTGTAGAAACGATGTTTAGTAAATTAAATAATCTTGTTATTTCAGAGAACAATGAAAATATTCATATGTATGATGAAAAAATATTGATAGATGAAATAACATGTATGCTAGAAAGTACAAAAGAAAGTAAAAATATAATCTTCTTTGGCCTAGGATTGGGGTATCATATCCAGGAATTAATTAATCAACAGCATGTTCGTAAAATTATAATTGTAGAACCTGACTTAAAGAATTTATTACTCTTTATGAATTTCTACAATTTAGAATTATTTTTGGAAAACAATAAAATAGAACTATTAATTTTTAACGATGTAGACGAAGCATTAAGGGATTTAGTTACTAATTTTGGTTCTATTTTTAATGATAAAATTAAAGTTGAAACCTTTAGTTTTTATAAAAAATACTATAAAAATGAATATATAGAATTTTTAGAAAAAATGGTTAGATATTATTCAAGTAATGTTATAAGTATGAACACACTAATTAAGTTTGGTAAATCATATATTGAAAATGGACTGTTAAACTATATAAATCATCTTGAAGAAAGCATTATAATAGATAATCTGTTTGAACAATATAATGGTGTTCCGGCAGTAATTGTTGGTGCAGGTCCTTCACTAAATAATCAACTGCACTTATTAAAGGAATTAGATGGCAAGGCATTAATTTTTGCCGTTGGTTCTGCGATGAATATTCTAGATAAACATGGAATTAAACATCATTTTAAAGTTGCTTTAGACCCTAGTGAAATGGAAGCTAAGTATTTTTCGAAATTGGAAAATAAAGACACAAATCTTATATATATGCCATCTTTAAATCACAAGTCTATGGAAGATTATACAGGTCAAAAGTATTACTCTAGATTAGCAGTTCAACAGGAATATGTTTTTCTAGAAGAATGTTTAGAAATTAATAGTAGTTCCATTAAAGGTGGTGGGACTGTTTCCATGGCTACAGTTGATATTGCCTATAACTTTGGCTGTGACCCAATTATATTATTAGGCCAGGATTTAAGTTACACTCCTGATAAATTCTATGCTGATGGTGCGGTTAATACAGAGCACATAGCTATAAATGAAATTGTAAAAAAAGATATATATGGGAATGATGTTTTAACAAATGAAGGCTTATATGCCTTGAAATTAGGCTTTGATGAGTTTATTGCGAGTAATTTCAAAGATCGTCCTGTAAAAATATTAAATTGTTCGGAAGCAGGATTAGGTATTGAAGGAGTAGACAATTGTAGTTTTGAAAAAACATTGTCTATATATTGCTCTAGTGATGTTACAGATTTAAAAGATAGTATTTATCCTGAGAAACACCGATTAAAAAACAGTACAGTAAAGGAGAAATTCCTACATTTAAAAGAGGAACTTAAAGAGATAAAAGGTACTCTTACTAAAGCCTTAAAAATAATTAATGAAATGTCCACAGTACTTAAAATTGGACAAAATGACCGTAAGCTACGTTATTATAACGGAAAGTTAAAAGAAGAAATAAAGAGTTTAGAAAAAATAGATGCATTCCAGTTATGGCTCTTACCTATATCCGAAGCTAGATTATTCTTAATAGACGACCTATTCGAAAAAAAGTATGAATTCATTGAGAATGAAAAAGTAACAGAACAACAAAGAGTTTATATTGATTTTATGAAATTACAATATGTTGAAATAGAAAGAATGAACCAGTTTGTAATCGACGTTTTAGAGAAAAGCGAAATTAAATAG